In Mycobacteriales bacterium, the sequence GGCCCCACCGGTCTGTACGCGGAGACCCGCTCCGACGACATGGTCGTCGCGGTGATCCGCGAGCTGTTGCGCCGCCATCCGGAGCTGCCGCCGGAGCGCATCGACGAGGTCGCGATCGCGGCCACCACCCAGACCGGCGACCAGGGCCTCACGATCGGCCGCAACGCCGCCATCCTGGCCGGCCTGCCGACGAGCGT encodes:
- a CDS encoding acetyl-CoA C-acyltransferase, whose translation is MSRSGRDVVFVDGARTPFGKAGPTGLYAETRSDDMVVAVIRELLRRHPELPPERIDEVAIAATTQTGDQGLTIGRNAAILAGLPTSV